A window of the Candida orthopsilosis Co 90-125, chromosome 1 draft sequence genome harbors these coding sequences:
- a CDS encoding Npl6 nuclear protein localization factor, which yields MPKRGRVQKSVDDDNDSQDEYREEDVNIAEDEAAQEENAEDEEEDTEIGRSTKKRKTSALNVVEDENDLDAAVSEEDDEEDDDEERDEDEEEDDDGAAATETGEEGTGAEIGKKRRGRKKKEKRYYYKEEEVFDAEGNPLSTENDEVYIPNEDPKGKEKIDELGYLKGGREFRMKTFKILGEGDRLYVISTIPARMVGFRDSYLLFKTHRTLFKRVCDNNQKLDLINRGIIPNSYKGRAVNLVSARSIFREFGAKMIKEGKKVIDDFWEQRAIDNGDIPGEYADPDELYKNKLSNVLGEGVGGGSGSGGIASGGNATPMAPATLVDYQTDETWIYQIASQTSEYNHKLAELRLQVAANGYRDVFTNIVQFPESTQPHQIRVEKVGGTGDDADDKLTYDIYYKSRDLRRPITGLANVSKDIIDEIDDEEIKQAVLVQQKYEIASVL from the coding sequence ATGCCTAAACGAGGAAGAGTACAGAAGTCAGTTGATGACGATAACGATTCACAAGATGAGTATCGCGAGGAAGACGTCAATATTGCTGAAGACGAAGCGGCACAGGAAGAAAATGCAGaggatgaggaagaagataCTGAAATTGGTCGCAGTACCAAAAAAAGGAAGACCAGCGCAttgaatgttgttgaagatgaaaacGACTTGGATGCAGCTGTtagtgaagaagatgatgaggaagatgaCGACGAGGAAAGGgacgaagatgaagaggaagatgatgatggagcAGCAGCCACAGAGACAGGAGAAGAAGGTACAGGAGCAGAAATTGGCAAGAAGAGAAGAGGTCGtaaaaagaaggagaaacGTTATTACTACAAGGAGGAAGAAGTATTTGATGCCGAAGGAAATCCATTAAGTACTGAGAATGATGAAGTATATATCCCCAACGAAGATCCAAAAggtaaagaaaaaatagATGAATTGGGATACTTGAAAGGCGGTAGAGAATTTCGAATGAAGACTTTCAAAATACTTGGTGAAGGTGACCGATTATACGTCATATCAACGATCCCTGCTCGTATGGTTGGATTCAGAGATTCTTACTTGTTGTTTAAAACTCATCGTACATTATTCAAACGTGTATGTGATAACAACCAAAAACTCGATTTAATCAATCGTGGAATCATACCTAACTCATATAAGGGTAGGGCTGTGAATTTAGTCAGTGCGCGTTCAATTTTCCGAGAATTTGGTGCCAAGATGATCAAAGAAGGTAAGAAagtcattgatgatttttggGAACAACGAGCAATTGATAACGGTGATATACCGGGTGAATATGCTGATCCTGATGAATTAtacaagaacaaattgtcaaatGTATTGGGTGAAGGTGTAGGTGGTGGATCGGGAAGTGGTGGAATTGCTCTGGGTGGGAATGCAACTCCAATGGCACCTGCAACTTTGGTTGATTATCAAACTGATGAAACAtggatttatcaaattgcATCACAAACTTCAGAGTATAATCATAAATTGGCTGAGTTGCGCTTACAAGTTGCTGCAAATGGGTACAGAGATGTGTTTACCAATATTGTTCAGTTTCCTGAGTCGACGCAACCTCATCAGATTAGAGTTGAGAAAGTGGGTGGTACTGGCGATGATGCTGATGACAAGCTAACATATGATATCTACTACAAAAGTAGGGACTTAAGGCGACCAATTACTGGATTGGCAAATGTGTCGAAAGATATTATTGATGAGATTGACGATGAAGAGATTAAACAAGCTGtacttgttcaacaaaagtaCGAAATTGCATCTGTATTGTAA
- a CDS encoding Tgl1 protein (S. cerevisiae homolog TGL1 has sterol esterase activity, has role in cellular lipid metabolic process, sterol metabolic process and localizes to to membrane, lipid particle) yields MTIPLLGRLNIFDWPIIIISFTLAWFESLVSAITTLLPWQFIHACTTVVKQLFRFTSNPIDLITQSRPRADSIDHEEKFHYLKDTDLTKSNVSKQSYDLMIEMLNAETIHDMVRLFGYEIESRIVTTKDSYLLTLHRLSGGSPRRVPNGKVVYLHHGLLMCSEVWVTMLEKYQNLPFILYDLGYDVWMGNNRGNKYSQKHLYCDVHSVQFWNFSIDEFALFDIPNSIDYILNDTGKEKLTYIGFSQGSAQAFASVSVNSDLNYKIDQLIAISPATTPHGLHSKFLDILLKSSPNVTYLLFSRRVLMPSCIFWQRIMYPPLFDKVIDISNYMLFNWKSFNISKLQKLSSYAHLYSTTSVKCVVHWFQVMSSKNFQMYFDTTMSSTLSGLNPVSYPLKNIQVPVHLIYGTIDSLVDIDVMKSQLPKKNTTTYAVYDHEHLDNLWGEDVFESVFKRVLQYLGEDIDDVYSRLFRTNENVKLIEDIFRPDIGLSGIAIDNESTQFDITSLNNIGEGKSDHDYEFDVTQISNVSVSGQFSNSPSSQGGKLSYLKLANNKRKSSAPGSDKKSQSIDSTNTADFKTPQSVGSTSVFI; encoded by the coding sequence ATGACAATACCACTCCTTGGGAGACTAAATATCTTTGACTGGcccatcatcatcatttcaTTTACACTAGCATGGTTCGAGTCCTTAGTGTCTGCCATTACTACCCTCCTTCCCTGGCAATTCATCCATGCTTGTACTACAGTGGTCAAGCAGCTCTTTCGTTTTACATCAAACCCGATCGACTTGATAACGCAACTGAGACCTCGAGCAGATAGCATTGACCATGAAGAAAAGTTTCATTACTTAAAAGATACGgatttgacaaaatcaaatgttaGTAAGCAGAGCTACGACTTGATGattgaaatgttgaatgCTGAAACCATACATGATATGGTTAGATTATTTGGTTACGAAATCGAGAGTAGAATCGTCACTACAAAAGATTCGTATTTATTAACCTTGCACAGACTCAGCGGTGGTTCACCAAGGAGAGTGCCTAATGGGAAAGTGGTCTACCTTCATCACGGACTTCTAATGTGTAGTGAAGTATGGGTCACTATGCTTGAAAAGTACCAGAATCTACCTTTCATCTTGTACGATTTGGGTTATGATGTTTGGATGGGCAACAACCGTGGTAACAAATACAGTCAAAAACATTTGTATTGTGATGTACACTCAGtccaattttggaatttttcCATCGATGAATTTGCTTTGTTTGATATCCCTAACCTGATTGACTACATTTTAAACGATACGGGCAAAGAGAAGTTAACATACATAGGATTCAGTCAAGGCAGTGCACAGGCATTTGCCAGTGTGTCAGTGAACTCAGATTTGAActacaaaattgatcaacttaTTGCAATCTCACCTGCAACTACCCCTCATGGACTTCACTCAAAGTTTCTTGATATTTTGTTAAAGTCTTCACCAAACGTCACCTACTTGTTATTCAGTCGGAGGGTACTTATGCCGTCATGTATCTTTTGGCAAAGAATAATGTACCCTCCGTTATTTGACAAGGTGATTGACATCTCAAACTATATGTTGTTCAACTGGAAGtctttcaacatttcaaaattgcaGAAATTGAGTAGCTATGCCCATTTGTACTCAACTACCAGTGTCAAATGTGTTGTTCACTGGTTCCAAGTAATGAGTTCcaaaaactttcaaatgtATTTTGATACAACAATGTCGTCGACTTTGTCAGGATTGAATCCAGTTAGTTATCCTTTGAAGAATATTCAAGTACCTgttcatttgatttatgGGACCATTGACTCATTGGTTGACATCGATGTTATGAAGTCGCAAttaccaaaaaaaaacacaaCAACTTACGCAGTGTACGACCATGAGCATTTGGATAATTTGTGGGGGGAGGATGTGTTTGAGTCAGTATTTAAGCGTGTTTTGCAGTATTTGGGAGAGGATATCGACGACGTATACTCGAGATTGTTCAGAACCAATGAAAATGTTAAATTGATAGAAGATATATTCCGCCCTGATATCGGTTTGAGTGGGATAgcaattgataatgaacTGACTCAGTTTGACATCACTAGCTTGAATAACATCGGTGAAGGCAAATCTGATCATGATTATGAATTTGATGTGACTCAGATTTCCAATGTATCCGTGTCGGGCCAATTTTCAAACCTGCCATCCTCACAAGGAGGTAAGTTGTCCTATTTAAAACTAGCTAATAATAAGAGAAAAAGCAGTGCTCCTGGAAGTGATAAAAAGTCTCAGAGTATTGATAGCACCAACACGGCCGACTTCAAAACACCTCAATCAGTCGGTTCGACATCGGTATTTATATAA
- a CDS encoding Fgr15 transcription factor (transcription factor with zinc finger motif), with amino-acid sequence MDSSEIKGHSTFQNNDHEIKDTTMKDAEQSSDGISSGESLSSSQSSSDDDPTSDEQQSPEKGSDLGFATAGQNSPSPQKAAESVTSVESSAIHQPFKGSTSLEPADSSANKISSTDSSVSTNTALVSAPNQSHDGFDLGKKYFRNASPSESRKDSTDSAKNLNHAKQVRTDEINKIFSRLSNATASNSQNVDDLLLEHQISILLKASPLDTEEYANHLNKIATIIFEEKFDPKHTTSLHSKYLELLNSVEQFVNFTNPLKSQLYLVIERNFEIMMQISTSYKSLDISTSTIRFLTTVFMNLNYWELYNLLSWKPVIYHFLNLIGLDIHECYQKFLNDYEYYSYEKVKQPLALPRSRVRARKRKIRKMIEDSEMTVEEKERTQRFFSLNPDTADHDKYVADIVSGANKQKRTFRPDVKLEHHKIIKKPINATTYDRVAGKSSNYDPDVVHECQLPSAEVPHKLCLRRFSRKYELIRHQETVHSKKKKLFKCYVCVKQNPGVGPRIFTRHDTLAKHIRVNHEIFGKEAKAEVAYSKKHAEVVEEGDITVHVGRRKTKVDFELRAHMEKTGNESFGGYLETSDLESGDEEVVFNNPTPASS; translated from the coding sequence ATGGATTCACTGGAAATCAAAGGTCATTCGACATTCCAAAACAATGATCACGAGATTAAGGACACAACAATGAAAGACGCAGAACAAAGTAGTGATGGTATATCAAGTGGAGAATCGTTGTCCTCAAGTCAATCGAGTAGCGATGATGATCCTACAAGTGATGAACAACAAAGCCCTGAGAAAGGTTCCGATTTAGGTTTTGCAACGGCTGGGCAAAATTCGCCATCGCCACAAAAGGCAGCTGAATCAGTAACTTCAGTGGAATCTTCGGCAATACATCAACCTTTCAAAGGAAGCACTTCTTTGGAACCTGCTGATTCGTCCGCCAACAAGATTAGTTCCACCGACTCCTCAGTATCGACAAATACTGCTTTAGTTTCAGCGCCAAATCAATCCCATGACGGATTCGATTTGGGTAAAAAGTATTTTCGGAATGCATCACCAAGTGAATCACGCAAGGATTCCACAGACTCGgcaaagaatttgaatcatGCGAAACAGGTGCGTACGgatgaaatcaacaagatctTTTCCAGATTGAGCAATGCCACGGCTTCAAATTCCCAAAATGTTGACGATTTGCTACTTGAGCATCAAATATCAATCTTGCTCAAAGCATCCCCCTTGGATACAGAAGAATATGCTaatcatttgaataaaattgCTACTATaatatttgaagaaaaatttgacCCTAAACACACCACACTGTTACATTCCAAATATCTAGAGTTGCTCAACCTGGTTGAACAGTTTGTCAACTTTACCAACCCATTAAAATCACAGCTTTACCTAGTGATTGAGcgaaattttgaaatcatgATGCAGATTTCTACTAGCTATAAATCACTTGACATTTCCACTTCAACAATACGATTCTTGACAACGGTGTTTATGAACTTAAATTATTGGGAATTGTACAACTTGTTGTCTTGGAAACCAGTTATCTACCATTTTCTCAATCTCATAGGTCTAGACATTCATGAATGTTATCAGAAGTTCCTCAATGATTATGAATATTACTCATATGAAAAAGTCAAACAGCCCCTAGCATTACCAAGATCAAGAGTTAGagcaagaaaaagaaagattaGAAAAATGATAGAAGACCTGGAAATGACAGTCGAGGAAAAAGAACGTACCCAGCGTTTCTTCTCGTTGAATCCCGATACAGCTGACCATGACAAATATGTTGCTGATATTGTTTCAGGGGCTAATAAGCAAAAGAGGACTTTCAGACCTGATGTTAAACTTGAGCATCACAAGATTATCAAAAAGCCAATTAACGCAACCACTTACGACAGAGTAGCAGGTAAATCTTCCAATTACGATCCCGATGTGGTTCACGAATGTCAATTACCATCAGCTGAAGTACCTCATAAACTATGCTTAAGaagattttcaagaaaatatgAATTAATTCGACATCAAGAAACTGTACATTctaaaaagaagaaattattcaaatgttATGTATGTGTTAAACAAAATCCTGGTGTTGGTCCAAGAATTTTCACACGTCATGACACTTTAGCCAAACATATTAGAGTAAATCATGAAATATTTGGCAAGGAGGCTAAAGCTGAAGTTGCATATTCGAAAAAACATGCTGAGGTTGTTGAGGAAGGGGATATAACTGTACATGTGGGGAGGCGGAAAACAAAAGtagattttgaattgagaGCTCATATGGAGAAAACAGGTAATGAATCTTTTGGTGGTTATTTGGAGACTAGTGATTTGGAATCCggtgatgaagaagttgtttTTAATAACCCTACGCCAGCATCATCATAG
- a CDS encoding Msf1 phenylalanine-tRNA ligase has product MSRISVRPFRSAFIRYSSNTTKPIVVDGQSYHADEWTNVPPYILKLIDRKLHKNVNHPIGILHDLIRQNVEGMGYTVYDNFHPIVSKYQNFDSLGFPEDHVGRSKSDTYYFNKGYLLRTHTSAHEQECFINSKTPGYLITADVYRRDEVDRTHYPAFHQLEGARVYNKGDLEQIQRDIASIPEINIVVEDPFRENPVTPYNPGQGYMTNEEIRLVSTHLKKTVEYLVNQVFERARKSAKKAGSTEPYLNEPLKVRWVEAYFPWTSPSWEIEVWWKGEWLECCGCGVVQQQVLLNSNLGDQKISWAFGIGLDRIAMLLFDIPDIRLFWTQDERFHKQFKQGEISTFIPYSKYPGVKRDVSFWLNDDYKLHENDVMEIVRNRAGDLAESVVNVDEFIHPKTGKRSQCYRINYQSMDRNLTNNEINSIHNKVEEDLVNRFKVEIR; this is encoded by the coding sequence ATGTCCAGGATATCCGTACGACCATTTAGGTCTGCTTTCATTCGTTACTCAAGTAACACTACAAAGCCCATTGTAGTAGATGGTCAGTCCTACCATGCAGATGAGTGGACAAATGTCCCCCCTTATATCCTCAAACTTATAGACCGAAAATTGCATAAAAATGTTAACCATCCAATTGGGATATTACATGACTTGATTCGACAAAATGTGGAAGGAATGGGATACACCGTATATGATAACTTCCATCCTATTGTTTCCAagtatcaaaattttgacagTTTGGGATTTCCAGAGGATCATGTTGGGAGATCAAAATCAGACACATATTATTTCAACAAGGGCTATCTATTGAGAACACATACTTCTGCTCACGAACAGGAGTGTTTTATTAATTCCAAAACACCGGGGTATTTGATTACAGCTGATGTTTATAGACGAGATGAAGTTGACAGAACGCATTATCCAGCATTTCACCAGTTAGAAGGTGCTAGGGTGTATAACAAGGGAGACTTGGAGCAAATTCAAAGAGACATCGCTTCCATTCCTGAAATCAACATTGTTGTAGAAGATCCATTTAGGGAGAACCCTGTAACACCATACAACCCAGGCCAAGGATATATGACTAACGAAGAGATTAGACTTGTTTCTACgcatttgaaaaagactGTCGAGTATCTAGTAAATCAAGTTTTTGAGCGAGCTAGAAAGTCGGCCAAAAAAGCTGGATCTACTGAACCATATTTGAACGAACCTTTGAAAGTACGTTGGGTTGAAGCTTATTTCCCATGGACTTCACCCTCGTGGGAAATCGAGGTTTGGTGGAAAGGAGAGTGGTTGGAGTGCTGCGGATGTGGTgttgttcaacaacaagtgTTGCTCAATTCGAATCTTGGTGATCAGAAGATTAGTTGGgcttttggaattggattGGATAGAATCGCGAtgcttttgtttgatatcCCTGATATTAGACTCTTTTGGACGCAAGATGAAAGGTTTCATAAGCAGTTCAAGCAGGGAGAAATTAGTACATTTATTCCGTACTCAAAGTATCCTGGAGTCAAGAGAGATGTTTCATTTTGGCTCAATGATGATTACAAATTGCATGAAAACGATGTGATGGAGATCGTGAGAAACCGTGCCGGCGATTTAGCCGAGAGTGTTGtaaatgttgatgaatttatcCACCCCAAAACTGGTAAGAGGTCACAATGTTATAGAATTAATTATCAATCCATGGATCgaaatttgacaaataatgaaatcaattcaattcacaACAAAGTGGAAGAAGATCTTGTGAATCGTTTCAAGGTTGAAATCAGATGA
- a CDS encoding Sod4 copper-and zinc-containing superoxide dismutase, which produces MVSYSILSVLALASVAVAGDTPIQSDSADQPSLQAKFEKTDKSDITGTITFEPANNGSVLVKVDVEGLPSSGGPFPYHIHELPVPTDGNCTGTKMHLNPYGGNENATTPQGKEAGDLSGRHGKIQGQSLSTEYVDNYISLNPDSKTYFGDLSVVIHFANTSRITCSNLTKLETNEGGSNETSSSAGVSTANGAGKMQAGGLLAGALAGAVALLI; this is translated from the coding sequence ATGGTGTCCTACTCAATTTTATCTGTTTTGGCTCTTGCGTCAGTTGCAGTCGCTGGTGATACCCCAATTCAATCTGACTCAGCTGATCAACCATCTTTGCaagcaaaatttgaaaagacaGACAAATCTGATATCACTGGAACAATTACTTTTGAGCCAGCAAACAATGGTTCGGTTTTGGTTAaggttgatgttgaaggaTTGCCATCATCAGGAGGCCCATTCCCTTACCACATCCACGAGCTTCCAGTTCCAACTGATGGAAACTGTACCGGAACTAAGATGCATTTGAACCCATATGGTGGAAATGAAAATGCTACTACTCCACAAGGTAAAGAAGCTGGTGACTTGTCAGGAAGACACGGTAAGATTCAAGGTCAACTGTTATCAACCGAATATGTTGACAACTACATTTCCTTAAACCCGGACTCCAAAACCTACTTTGGTGATTTGTCTGTCGTTATCCACTTTGCTAACACCAGTAGAATCACTTGTTCAAACTTGACTAAATTGGAAACCAACGAAGGCGGCTCCAACGAAACATCTTCAAGCGCAGGTGTTTCTACTGCTAATGGTGCTGGAAAGATGCAAGCCGGTGGATTACTTGCTGGTGCTCTTGCTGGTGCAGTTGCATTGTTGATCTAA
- a CDS encoding Tah18 protein (S. cerevisiae homolog TAH18 has oxidoreductase activity, acting on NADH or NADPH, has role in iron-sulfur cluster assembly, oxidation reduction and localizes to mitochondrion), producing MSDKITILYGSETGNAEEYAKYLKLRLKSYNLKPTLSSLDSFPLKNLVTDTEYLIIICSTTGQGELPRNSKSFMKFICKKKLPGDLFQHLRLTTLGLGDSSYTKYNYAIKKIHARMIQLGCQELSPRCEADEMSPEGVDGFYLEWETQLLAALSKFFPMLTEPDVNTVPIPEYKVSLKSAAEQLAQNSLLTKIYNNLQVGTVISNERITSADHFQDVRHIKVASKNLRYSPGDTISLYPCNFDMDVDALLESQPQWLEVADKPLKIRNLVDDEQFITLRNLIKYHLDIMSIPRRSFFAILWHFCDSSTEDGQREQEKLKEFGSFADPEELYNYANRPRRSILETLSEFKNNLNIPVSYILDLIPLIKPRMFSIASRPSETEIEVVAAIVEYRTIIRRIRRGLCTRWLKSLKAEDKVHLSIDKSSFRVTQSPIIMVAPGTGIAPMKSLVDELLHQNSLQEMFLFFGCRYAEKDHLIKSFWEKSNNLHIYSCFSRDDNSEYKYVQDALIAKYKLIGDLLLNQDAKIFVCGSSGKMPREVKLTFVEVVKKYGNISEEDAKGYITELEDNGRYKEDAW from the coding sequence ATGTCAGATAAGATCACCATTTTGTATGGATCAGAGACAGGAAATGCTGAGGAATACGCCAAGTATCTAAAGCTCCGACTAAAGAGCTACAACTTGAAACcaactttatcatcattagATTCATttccattgaaaaatttggtgACAGACACAGAGTATCTCATAATCATATGCTCAACCACAGGTCAGGGAGAATTACCTCGTAACTCGAAATCATTCATGAAATTCATCTGTAAAAAGAAGCTTCCAGGCGACCTTTTCCAGCATTTGAGATTGACAACTCTAGGTTTGGGCGATTCGTCGTATACAAAGTATAATTATGCCATCAAGAAAATACACGCTAGAATGATACAACTAGGATGTCAGGAATTATCGCCAAGGTGTGAAGCTGATGAGATGTCACCAGAAGGAGTGGACGGGTTTTATCTAGAGTGGGAAACACAACTTCTTGCCGCGTTGTCAAAATTCTTTCCCATGTTAACGGAGCCCGACGTTAACACTGTACCTATACCCGAGTACAAAGTGTCCCTCAAATCTGCTGCCGAACAGTTGGCGCAAAACTCTTTGTTAACAAAAATTTATAACAATTTGCAAGTTGGAACTGTGATTTCTAATGAACGAATCACCAGTGCTGATCACTTTCAAGACGTGCGACATATAAAAGTAGCCTCCAAAAACTTAAGGTATAGCCCTGGGGACACGATATCGCTTTACCCTTGTAACTTTGATATGGATGTTGACGCTTTGCTCGAGCTGCAGCCGCAATGGTTGGAAGTGGCCGACAAACCTTTGAAGATAAGAAATTTGGTAGATGATGAACAGTTTATAACGTTGCgaaacttgatcaaatacCACTTGGATATTATGTCAATTCCAAGACGCAGTTTCTTTGCTATATTGTGGCATTTTTGTGATTCCAGCACTGAAGATGGACAGAGAGAACAAGAGAAGTTGAAGGAGTTTGGATCATTTGCAGACCCTGAAGAACTTTACAATTACGCAAACAGGCCACGGAGACTGATATTAGAAACATTGTCCGAATTCAAGAATAATCTAAATATTCCAGTGTCATATatattggatttgattcCCTTGATTAAACCTAGGATGTTTCTGATAGCATCGCGTCCTAGTGAGACAGAGATAGAGGTGGTTGCTGCTATAGTGGAGTACAGAACCATAATAAGACGCATCCGTCGAGGACTTTGTACCAGATGGCTAAAATCGTTGAAGGCAGAGGATAAAGTACATTTGAGTATTGACAAGTCTTCATTTAGAGTTACGCAGAGTCCGATTATTATGGTAGCACCGGGAACAGGGATAGCTCCCATGAAGTCtttagttgatgaattgttgcATCAAAACTCGTTACAGGAGAtgtttctcttttttggtTGTCGTTACGCAGAAAAGGATCATCTTATAAAGTCGTTTTGGGAAAAGTCAAACAATTTGCATATATACAGCTGTTTTTCTCGAGATGACAACTCGGAGTATAAATACGTTCAGGATGCTCTCATTGcaaaatacaaattgattggggatttgttgttgaatcaagaTGCAAAGATCTTTGTATGTGGTTCGAGTGGTAAAATGCCTAGAGAGGTGAAATTaacatttgttgaagtgGTGAAAAAATATGGTAACATATCGGAAGAAGATGCAAAAGGTTACATTACTGAACTTGAAGATAATGGGAGATACAAAGAAGATGCTTGGTAA